In Oscillatoria acuminata PCC 6304, a single window of DNA contains:
- the ylqF gene encoding ribosome biogenesis GTPase YlqF encodes MTTPDIQWYPGHISKAEKQLAEQLKLVDVVLEVRDARIPLSTHHPQVPQWVGSKSRVLIINRVDTILPPLRDRWHLWFQRQGETPYFTNAQDGTGIKAISKAAKEAGIALNQRRLDRGMRPRAVRAVVIGFPNVGKSALINRLVGRRVVESARRAGVTKQLRWVRISDELELLDAPGVIPSKLEDQDAALKLAICDDIGEAAYDNQRVAWAFVDMVKDIEEIGTGWVPPDALRSRYKLDPRTMTGEDFLHRFAESRYEGDVERAARQILNDFRKGLLGKIPLELPPE; translated from the coding sequence ATGACAACTCCTGACATTCAATGGTATCCCGGCCATATTTCTAAGGCGGAAAAACAACTGGCGGAACAATTGAAGCTGGTGGATGTGGTGTTGGAGGTCCGGGATGCGCGGATTCCTTTATCTACCCATCATCCCCAGGTGCCGCAGTGGGTGGGGAGTAAAAGCCGAGTTTTGATTATTAATCGGGTGGATACGATTTTGCCACCCCTGCGCGATCGCTGGCATCTGTGGTTTCAACGTCAGGGAGAAACGCCTTATTTTACCAATGCTCAAGATGGCACGGGGATAAAGGCGATATCTAAGGCGGCGAAGGAGGCGGGGATTGCTCTCAATCAACGTCGTCTCGATCGCGGGATGCGCCCTCGCGCTGTGCGGGCGGTGGTGATAGGATTTCCCAATGTGGGCAAATCGGCGTTGATTAATCGCTTGGTTGGGCGTCGTGTGGTGGAAAGCGCCCGACGTGCAGGGGTGACTAAGCAACTGCGTTGGGTCAGGATTTCCGATGAATTGGAACTGTTGGATGCCCCTGGGGTGATTCCCAGTAAGTTAGAGGACCAAGATGCTGCCTTAAAGTTAGCCATTTGTGATGATATTGGGGAGGCAGCTTATGACAATCAACGAGTGGCATGGGCATTTGTGGATATGGTGAAAGACATTGAGGAAATTGGGACCGGATGGGTGCCCCCGGATGCGTTGCGATCGCGCTATAAACTTGACCCCCGCACGATGACGGGGGAAGATTTTCTCCATCGGTTCGCCGAATCCCGATATGAAGGCGATGTGGAACGGGCGGCGCGGCAAATTCTCAATGATTTTCGCAAGGGATTGTTAGGTAAAATTCCCCTAGAATTGCCTCCGGA